The Anoplolepis gracilipes chromosome 14, ASM4749672v1, whole genome shotgun sequence genome includes a window with the following:
- the LOC140673506 gene encoding uncharacterized protein, with translation MTEVMSRATKNINLREMGIEHLRPKRTITGGLLLEIPGEKNTPKADKLAGQLSKLLEGLGVKIFRPKKMAEIRLSGMDESVDAEAISRAVAEAGGCTADEVQVATPKKSQRGLLTAWCRCPETAAHKAAQLERIAVR, from the coding sequence ATGACAGAGGTGATGTCCCGGGCGACGAAAAATATCAACCTCCGGGAAATGGGCATCGAACATCTCCGCCCCAAGCGAACCATTACCGGAGGTCTGTTATTAGAGATCCCGGGGGAGAAGAATACCCCAAAGGCAGATAAACTGGCGGGGCAGCTTTCCAAGCTCCTGGAGGGCTTGGGGGTCAAAATCTTCAGACCCAAAAAGATGGCCGAAATAAGACTCTCGGGCATGGACGAGTCGGTCGACGCGGAGGCCATCTCACGCGCAGTAGCTGAGGCGGGAGGCTGCACGGCGGACGAGGTACAGGTGGCGACCCCTAAGAAGTCCCAAAGGGGACTGTTAACAGCATGGTGCCGCTGCCCCGAGACTGCCGCCCATAAAGCGGCTCAATTGGAGAGGATAGCAGTGAGGTGA